One part of the Pithys albifrons albifrons isolate INPA30051 chromosome 21, PitAlb_v1, whole genome shotgun sequence genome encodes these proteins:
- the RFFL gene encoding E3 ubiquitin-protein ligase rififylin, protein MWASCCNWLCLDASPEELQPPPPPPRAQAYSNPGYSSFPSPTAPELSCRACGLRLDSPAGKHICLDCKKSFCTSCSSQPEGGPLLCHLCQRFRATAFQREELIKMKVKDLRDYLALHEISTEFCREKEDLVLLILGQQPVISQEDQIRTNTFNTRASGQQDFVSHPPTSLASSTSLEESSVSTDPISVSAAQEHQQANGHVPPSPVGVTAAEDAAEEAPAEEDTQSSDSEDNLVLGRKASLSDLRSVGDINALSVRQLKEILARNFVNYKGCCEKWELLERVTRLYREKDLQHLVLDTDDQTGGAGQPSTEDNLCRICMDAPIDCVLLECGHMVTCTKCGKRMSECPICRQYVIRAVHVFRT, encoded by the exons ATGTGGGCGAGCTGCTGTAACTGGCTGTGCCTCGACGCCTCCCCCGAGGAGctgcagccgccgccgccgcctccccgaGCCCAGGCCTATTCCAACCCCGGGTACAGCTCCTTCCCCTCGCCCACGGCGCCcgagctgagctgcagagcctGCGGGCTGCGCCTGGACAGCCCCGCCGGCAAG CACATCTGCCTGGACTGTAAGAAGAGTTTCTGCACGTCCTGCTCCAGCCAGCCCGAGGGGgggcccctgctctgccacctctgccagcGCTTCCGAGCCACGGCCTTCCAGCGGGAGGAGCTGATCAAGATGAAGGTGAAGGACCTGCGGGACTACTTGGCACTCCATGAGATCTCCACAGAGTTCTGTCGTGAAAAGGAGGACCTGGTGCTTCTGATCCTTGGCCAGCAGCCTGTAATTAGCCAGGAAGATCAGATAAGAACAAACACTTTTAATACCAGAGCCTCTGGACAGCAAGACTTTGTGAGTCACCCCCCAACCAGCCTGGCCTCTTCTACCTCACTCGAGGAGTCTTCAGTGTCTACAGATCCCATCTCAGTTTCAGCAGCTCAGGAACACCAACAG GCAAATGGTCACGTGCCTCCGAGCCCAGTCGGTGTGACAGCAGCTGAGGATGCAGCAGAAGAAGCACCAGCAGAGGAGGACACACAG TCTAGTGACTCTGAAGACAACctggtgctgggcaggaaggcttCTCTCTCCGACCTGAGGAGCGTTGGGGACATCAACGCGCTCTCCGTGCGGCAGCTGAAGGAAATCCTCGCCCGCAACTTCGTCAACTACAAAGGCTGCTGTGAaaagtgggagctgctggaaaggGTGACCCGACTCTACAGAGAGAAAGACCTTCAACATCTAG tTTTGGACACAGACGATCAAACTG GTGGTGCTGGGCAGCCCAGCACCGAGGACAACCTGTGCAGGATCTGCATGGATGCACCCATTGACTGTGTGCTGCTGGAGTGTGGGCACATGGTGACGTGCACCAAGTGTGGGAAGCGCATGAGCGAGTGCCCCATTTGCCGCCAGTACGTCATCAGGGCCGTGCATGTCTTCAGGACGTAG